A portion of the Microbacterium hominis genome contains these proteins:
- a CDS encoding LmeA family phospholipid-binding protein: protein MTVGDSQPTLPLPDPDRAYTSQAPRRRVWPWLVTFGVVVALGIVAWFAVESAARDIVEGAIADEVRDQLSLPASQEIEVGIDGAVIPQLVRGSFDEITLASEDVAVGSFVGDVVVTAQGVPIRGGALAGAQGEVRVDSAQLQRLLSGVEGFPAESADISGGEVTISTELSVLGVAVPVGVGLVPSAAEGALVLTPQSLQVAGADISAEGLRDQFGVVADLVLRDWTVCIAERMPAGLTLTSAAVDGGELVAQFAVDGNISVDATLREPGSCEPPAEG from the coding sequence ATGACCGTCGGAGACTCCCAGCCCACGCTGCCCCTGCCCGACCCCGATCGGGCGTACACCTCGCAGGCTCCGCGCCGCCGGGTATGGCCGTGGCTGGTCACCTTCGGCGTGGTCGTCGCGCTGGGCATCGTCGCGTGGTTCGCCGTGGAGTCGGCGGCGCGCGACATCGTCGAGGGCGCGATCGCCGACGAGGTGCGCGACCAGCTCTCGCTGCCGGCATCCCAGGAGATCGAGGTCGGCATCGACGGCGCGGTCATCCCGCAGCTGGTGCGCGGGAGCTTCGACGAGATCACCCTGGCCTCCGAGGACGTCGCCGTCGGGAGCTTCGTGGGCGACGTCGTGGTGACGGCCCAGGGCGTTCCGATCCGCGGCGGTGCACTCGCCGGTGCCCAAGGCGAAGTGCGGGTGGATTCCGCGCAGCTGCAGCGCCTGCTGTCGGGCGTCGAGGGCTTCCCTGCCGAGTCGGCGGACATCTCCGGCGGCGAGGTGACCATCTCGACGGAGCTGTCGGTGCTGGGCGTCGCCGTGCCGGTGGGTGTGGGGCTCGTCCCCTCGGCAGCCGAGGGCGCTCTCGTGCTCACACCCCAGTCGCTGCAGGTGGCCGGCGCTGACATCAGCGCCGAGGGCCTTCGCGACCAGTTCGGGGTGGTCGCCGATCTCGTGCTGCGCGACTGGACGGTGTGCATCGCGGAGCGGATGCCGGCCGGTCTCACCCTCACCTCGGCCGCTGTCGACGGCGGGGAGCTCGTCGCGCAGTTCGCGGTCGACGGGAACATCTCGGTCGACGCGACCCTGCGCGAGCCGGGATCGTGCGAGCCGCCGGCCGAGGGCTGA
- a CDS encoding nucleotidyl transferase AbiEii/AbiGii toxin family protein: MDADRQSLAASLSDLEPKAKTPASARVLNAWITQAEDRLGTAGPRLAWLVAATVASAALQRAVDEQGSTLFLLKGGTMLQYRLPGMSRTTKDIDGLVRGDIDRFLTELDKTLREPWGPLTLVRGEVETIEVPHRIVKPRRFDLTVQLNGVTWRRVQIEVSPDEGHAGAVAETIPAPSLAGFGLPSPAGLASMSMAYQIAQKVHACTDPHDPPAAVNDRARDVVDLLLLRDLAAATGQPTVGDIREAIVDVFTARAIDATAAGAQARTWPTRSHAYPHWTPSFARAAESAGLDISLPDAVDQLNAWLDVIERG, translated from the coding sequence ATGGACGCTGACCGTCAGAGCCTCGCGGCATCGCTCAGCGATCTCGAGCCGAAGGCGAAGACGCCGGCATCCGCCCGCGTCCTGAACGCATGGATCACCCAAGCGGAGGACCGCCTCGGAACCGCCGGGCCGAGGCTCGCTTGGCTCGTCGCAGCCACTGTCGCCTCGGCCGCACTTCAGCGCGCCGTCGATGAGCAGGGCTCGACGCTGTTCCTCCTCAAGGGCGGCACGATGCTGCAGTACCGTCTGCCTGGCATGTCGCGCACGACGAAAGACATCGACGGACTGGTCCGCGGAGACATCGATCGCTTCCTCACCGAACTCGACAAAACACTCCGGGAACCGTGGGGTCCGCTCACACTCGTCCGCGGAGAAGTCGAGACCATCGAAGTGCCGCATCGCATCGTGAAGCCGCGCCGCTTCGATCTCACCGTGCAGCTCAATGGCGTCACATGGCGGCGCGTCCAGATCGAGGTCTCGCCAGACGAGGGGCACGCCGGTGCCGTTGCCGAGACCATTCCCGCACCGTCGCTGGCCGGATTCGGACTGCCGAGCCCGGCGGGCCTCGCGAGCATGTCGATGGCCTATCAGATTGCGCAGAAGGTCCACGCCTGCACCGACCCGCACGACCCGCCAGCGGCAGTCAATGACCGCGCACGCGACGTTGTCGACCTCCTGCTGCTCCGCGACCTCGCGGCGGCGACCGGGCAGCCGACGGTCGGTGATATCCGCGAAGCGATCGTGGACGTCTTCACCGCCCGCGCGATCGACGCGACGGCCGCAGGTGCGCAGGCTCGAACGTGGCCGACCCGGAGCCACGCGTACCCTCACTGGACGCCGAGCTTCGCCCGCGCCGCGGAGTCCGCGGGGCTCGACATCTCCCTCCCGGACGCCGTCGACCAGCTCAATGCGTGGCTCGACGTGATCGAACGCGGCTGA
- a CDS encoding type II toxin-antitoxin system ParD family antitoxin, with the protein MATNTSISLDDHFTAFLASAVATGRYRSASEVVRAGLRLLEDQEGQMSALRVALVAGEESGEPEEFDFDSFIASKRA; encoded by the coding sequence ATGGCGACGAATACCTCCATCAGCCTCGACGACCACTTCACTGCGTTCTTGGCCAGCGCGGTGGCAACCGGCCGTTACCGCTCCGCGAGCGAGGTCGTCCGCGCAGGTCTTCGACTGCTCGAAGACCAGGAGGGACAGATGAGCGCGCTGCGGGTGGCGCTCGTGGCTGGCGAGGAGAGTGGCGAACCTGAAGAGTTCGACTTCGACTCGTTCATTGCCTCGAAGCGCGCGTGA
- a CDS encoding homoserine dehydrogenase: protein MTDYRRLRVALLGAGAVGSQVAALLRQHSAELADRAGAVLELVGIAVRDLDAPRETDLPRELFTTDAETLIVGSDIVIELMGGIEPARSYLLQAINSGADVVTANKALLATHGPEIFDAADQVGAEVYYEAAAAGAIPIIRPLRDSLAGDRVQRIMGIVNGTTNYILDRMDKEGAEFADVLADAQALGYAEADPTADVEGYDAAQKAAILASLAFHTAVPLDAVHREGITGIDKGMMDAARKAGYVIKLLAVCERLTGEAEASASGEAISVRVYPALVSREHPLASVHGANNAVFVQAEAAGNLMFYGAGAGGVQTASAVLGDVVSAARRHIAGGVGVGESTLANLPVVPIGRVTTSYQITLEVDDQPGVLATVAGILSEGRVSIATLEQTVIDDPAPGAADGGAARLVIGTHKAREQDLSDTVDRLAASGVVERVVSVLRVEGD from the coding sequence GTGACCGACTACCGCCGCCTGCGCGTCGCACTGCTCGGCGCGGGAGCCGTCGGCTCCCAGGTCGCCGCGCTGCTGCGACAGCACAGCGCCGAGCTCGCCGACCGCGCCGGGGCCGTCCTCGAACTCGTCGGGATCGCCGTGCGCGATCTCGACGCGCCCCGTGAGACCGACCTCCCCCGGGAGCTGTTCACCACCGACGCCGAGACGCTCATCGTCGGCAGTGACATCGTGATCGAGCTGATGGGCGGCATCGAGCCCGCGCGGTCGTACCTGCTGCAGGCGATCAACTCCGGCGCCGACGTCGTCACCGCCAACAAGGCGCTGCTGGCCACCCACGGTCCCGAGATCTTCGACGCCGCCGACCAGGTCGGCGCCGAGGTGTACTACGAGGCGGCCGCGGCGGGTGCCATCCCGATCATCCGGCCGCTGCGCGATTCGCTCGCCGGCGACCGCGTGCAGCGCATCATGGGGATCGTCAACGGCACGACCAACTACATCCTCGACCGCATGGACAAGGAGGGCGCCGAGTTCGCCGACGTGCTCGCCGACGCGCAGGCGCTCGGGTATGCCGAGGCAGATCCGACCGCCGACGTCGAGGGATACGACGCCGCGCAGAAGGCCGCCATCCTGGCATCCCTGGCCTTCCACACGGCCGTTCCGCTGGATGCCGTGCACCGCGAGGGCATCACCGGCATCGACAAGGGCATGATGGATGCCGCGCGCAAGGCCGGTTACGTCATCAAGCTCCTCGCCGTGTGCGAGCGGCTCACCGGCGAGGCCGAGGCCTCGGCGTCGGGCGAGGCGATCTCGGTGCGCGTGTACCCGGCACTGGTCTCCCGCGAGCACCCGCTGGCGAGCGTGCACGGCGCCAACAACGCCGTGTTCGTGCAGGCCGAGGCCGCGGGCAACCTCATGTTCTACGGTGCGGGCGCCGGTGGCGTGCAGACCGCGTCGGCGGTGCTGGGCGACGTCGTCTCGGCCGCGCGCCGGCACATCGCCGGGGGAGTGGGCGTCGGCGAGTCCACGCTTGCGAACCTCCCCGTCGTCCCGATCGGCCGGGTCACCACGAGCTACCAGATCACCCTCGAGGTCGACGATCAGCCCGGGGTGCTGGCGACGGTGGCGGGAATCCTCAGCGAAGGACGCGTATCGATCGCGACGCTCGAGCAGACGGTCATCGACGACCCGGCGCCGGGCGCGGCAGACGGCGGAGCGGCGCGCCTGGTCATCGGCACGCACAAGGCACGGGAGCAGGACCTCAGCGACACCGTCGATCGACTCGCCGCCAGCGGCGTCGTCGAGCGGGTCGTGTCGGTGCTGCGAGTAGAAGGAGACTGA
- the lysA gene encoding diaminopimelate decarboxylase, which produces MSAAPSHTLAPTWLVEPTDPNDLVPGVWPTGAQRDDDGMLRLGGIPVSELRERFGTPLYVLDEDEVRAHARRALDAFRGAAALHGVQARVYYAGKAFLSTEVVRWVTEEGMALDVASGGELAIALAGGADPARIGFHGNNKSAAELERAVEAGVGSIVVDSLIEIERLAAIVSRRDVTQSVLLRVNSGVHAETHDFLATAHEDQKFGFAIDDAPAAVARIREVRGLEFVGLHCHIGSQIFGTAGFRESAARVVELHARLLAGGALPVLNLGGGFGIAYTAVDDPTPIEELAAGIADAVARECEARGIPVPNLAFEPGRAIVGQAGVTLYEVGTTKPVRLDADASRLYVSVDGGMSDNARPALYGAHYSARIASRVSGAPAALARVVGKHCESGDIVVDAEYLPGDIAPGDLLAVPATGAYCYSLSSNYNAVPRPPVVALSGGRARVIVRGETIDDLLARDVGAVPAAGGAPSTEGNDTK; this is translated from the coding sequence GTGTCTGCCGCACCCTCCCACACGCTGGCTCCCACGTGGCTTGTGGAGCCGACCGACCCGAACGACCTGGTCCCCGGGGTGTGGCCGACGGGCGCGCAGCGCGATGACGACGGGATGCTGCGCCTGGGCGGCATCCCGGTGTCCGAGCTGCGGGAGCGGTTCGGCACGCCTCTCTACGTGCTCGACGAAGACGAGGTGCGCGCCCACGCCCGACGGGCGCTCGACGCCTTCCGCGGTGCGGCGGCGCTGCACGGCGTGCAGGCGCGCGTGTACTACGCCGGCAAGGCGTTCCTCAGCACCGAGGTCGTGCGCTGGGTGACCGAGGAGGGCATGGCCCTCGACGTCGCCAGCGGCGGCGAGCTGGCGATCGCCCTCGCGGGCGGCGCAGATCCGGCGCGCATCGGCTTCCACGGCAACAACAAGAGCGCTGCCGAGCTCGAGCGGGCCGTCGAGGCCGGTGTGGGCTCGATCGTCGTCGACAGTCTGATCGAGATCGAGCGGCTCGCGGCGATCGTGTCGCGGCGGGACGTGACGCAGTCGGTCCTGCTGCGCGTGAACAGCGGCGTGCACGCCGAGACCCACGACTTCCTCGCGACCGCGCACGAGGATCAGAAGTTCGGCTTCGCCATCGACGACGCGCCCGCCGCGGTCGCCCGCATCCGCGAGGTGAGGGGCCTGGAGTTCGTGGGCCTGCACTGCCACATCGGGTCGCAGATCTTCGGCACGGCGGGATTCCGCGAGTCGGCCGCGCGGGTGGTCGAGCTGCACGCGCGGCTCCTGGCCGGCGGCGCACTCCCCGTGCTCAATCTCGGCGGAGGGTTCGGCATCGCCTACACCGCGGTCGACGATCCGACCCCGATCGAGGAGCTCGCGGCCGGTATCGCCGACGCCGTCGCACGGGAGTGCGAGGCGCGCGGCATCCCGGTGCCGAACCTCGCCTTCGAGCCCGGCCGCGCCATCGTGGGGCAGGCGGGCGTAACCCTGTACGAGGTCGGCACGACCAAGCCCGTGCGACTGGACGCCGACGCCTCGCGCCTGTATGTGAGCGTCGACGGCGGCATGAGCGACAACGCCCGGCCGGCGCTCTACGGCGCGCACTACTCCGCGCGCATCGCCTCACGGGTGAGCGGGGCCCCCGCGGCCCTCGCCCGGGTCGTCGGCAAGCACTGCGAGTCGGGCGACATCGTCGTGGATGCCGAGTACCTCCCCGGCGACATCGCGCCCGGCGACCTGCTCGCCGTGCCCGCCACGGGCGCCTATTGCTACTCGCTCTCGAGCAACTACAACGCCGTCCCTCGTCCGCCCGTGGTCGCCCTGAGCGGCGGCCGGGCCCGTGTCATCGTGCGCGGCGAGACGATCGACGACCTCCTCGCGCGCGACGTGGGCGCAGTCCCCGCCGCGGGCGGTGCACCATCCACCGAAGGGAACGACACCAAGTGA
- a CDS encoding type IV toxin-antitoxin system AbiEi family antitoxin domain-containing protein codes for MLAVTKLERLREVALDQHGFVTTAQALEEGVSHAELSTMTARHRIERAAHGVYRVSQIAETEYDQYQLAVLWTGAPEACLSHDTALEIWDITDINPDRIHVNVAAHRRLRRAGGNSTSCTRQTWLRRRSRGGRASAPSPCRPRSNRGSHPECPPI; via the coding sequence ATGCTGGCCGTCACGAAACTTGAGCGACTGCGCGAAGTCGCGCTCGATCAGCACGGCTTCGTCACGACCGCCCAGGCGCTCGAGGAAGGGGTGTCACACGCGGAGCTGTCGACGATGACAGCTCGTCATCGAATCGAGCGAGCCGCCCACGGCGTCTATCGCGTATCGCAGATCGCCGAAACAGAGTACGACCAATACCAGCTCGCAGTGCTTTGGACGGGGGCGCCAGAGGCGTGCCTGAGCCACGACACCGCCTTGGAGATCTGGGACATCACAGACATCAACCCCGATCGCATCCACGTCAACGTCGCGGCGCATCGACGCCTGCGCCGCGCTGGGGGGAACAGTACGTCGTGCACACGGCAGACCTGGCTCCGTCGCAGATCACGTGGTGGCAGGGCATCCGCACCGTCACCGTGCCGACCGCGATCGAACAGGGGATCGCATCCGGAGTGTCCACCTATCTGA
- a CDS encoding SGNH/GDSL hydrolase family protein, with amino-acid sequence MRASGRPRTRRSHLALAAVAIAVALVCAVAAWRPWGVPSAPVAGADAAPAAPAPLALPDNPHVLVFGDSWVYGSAATVPTLGFAYVISEALGWDAIVDGVRGSGYLKPGIDGPSYGERIAALDPALDPDLVIVEGSINDRRLHPDGYRAAVTAAWDDLAALYPDARIVILGPAPQVLPVERATARIDADLADLATARGWWYISPLAEDWIVAANYLDVIDTTDIGRDHPSTAGHAYLAERLAAALAGLSGVGEVSAEAPLRVESAPQR; translated from the coding sequence ATGCGCGCGAGCGGACGCCCCCGGACGCGGCGTTCGCACCTGGCCCTCGCGGCGGTGGCGATCGCCGTCGCGCTCGTGTGCGCGGTAGCCGCGTGGCGGCCGTGGGGCGTGCCCTCCGCCCCCGTCGCCGGGGCGGATGCCGCACCCGCCGCCCCTGCGCCGCTGGCCCTCCCCGACAACCCGCACGTGCTCGTGTTCGGCGACTCGTGGGTCTACGGTTCGGCCGCGACCGTGCCGACGCTGGGCTTCGCCTACGTGATCTCCGAGGCCCTCGGCTGGGATGCCATCGTCGACGGCGTGCGCGGCAGCGGGTACCTCAAGCCGGGGATCGACGGGCCGTCCTACGGCGAGCGCATCGCGGCGCTGGATCCGGCACTCGATCCCGACCTGGTGATCGTGGAGGGCTCGATCAACGACCGGCGCCTCCACCCCGACGGCTACCGCGCCGCGGTCACGGCCGCGTGGGACGACCTGGCCGCCCTCTACCCCGACGCGCGGATCGTGATCCTCGGGCCGGCGCCCCAGGTGCTGCCTGTCGAGAGGGCCACCGCGCGCATCGATGCCGACCTCGCCGACCTCGCCACCGCGCGCGGATGGTGGTACATCTCCCCCCTCGCCGAGGACTGGATCGTCGCGGCGAACTACCTCGACGTCATCGACACCACGGACATCGGGCGCGACCACCCGTCGACGGCCGGTCACGCGTACCTCGCCGAGCGGCTCGCCGCCGCCCTCGCCGGGCTCTCCGGCGTGGGAGAGGTGAGCGCCGAGGCTCCCCTGCGCGTCGAGTCCGCGCCGCAGCGCTGA
- a CDS encoding transglutaminase-like domain-containing protein — MQRVLTAELDLELGASVDLILQIAAAQQVPLADEQLTFTQGDRVYTPTEIIDQSGSRLHRLTGEAGPLHVRYEATVHGPTPAGRTSDLEAVTYLRPSRYCQSDEVFQQARRQFKGLHGHELIAAVSEFVATSTTYTPGLSQGTDSAVTTLMTGQGVCRDYAHVVIALLRAMDVPARYTACYAPGLQPMDFHAVAEAYLDGAWYVIDATRLANRRSLVRIATGRDAADCAFLSYHGGYVGLRRMRVDAWVVPDAATLEGATLDGLGALPVEADPAADDFTALVQIS; from the coding sequence GTGCAACGCGTCCTGACCGCCGAACTCGACCTCGAACTGGGGGCCTCCGTCGACCTCATTCTGCAGATCGCGGCGGCCCAGCAGGTGCCCCTCGCCGACGAGCAGCTCACGTTCACCCAGGGCGACCGCGTGTACACGCCGACCGAGATCATCGACCAGTCGGGCAGCCGTCTGCACCGCCTCACGGGGGAGGCCGGGCCGCTCCACGTGCGCTACGAGGCGACCGTGCACGGCCCCACTCCGGCGGGCCGCACGAGCGACCTCGAGGCGGTCACCTACCTCCGGCCGAGCCGCTACTGCCAGTCCGACGAGGTCTTCCAGCAGGCGCGTCGCCAGTTCAAGGGCCTCCACGGCCACGAACTCATCGCGGCGGTGTCGGAGTTCGTCGCCACCAGCACCACCTACACGCCGGGGCTGAGCCAGGGCACCGACAGCGCCGTCACGACGCTCATGACCGGGCAGGGCGTGTGCCGCGACTACGCCCACGTCGTCATCGCGCTGCTGCGCGCCATGGATGTGCCTGCCCGCTACACCGCGTGCTACGCGCCGGGCCTCCAGCCGATGGACTTCCACGCGGTCGCCGAGGCCTACCTCGACGGCGCCTGGTACGTCATCGACGCGACGCGTCTGGCGAACCGGCGGTCGCTCGTGCGCATCGCGACGGGCCGGGATGCCGCAGACTGCGCCTTCCTCAGCTACCACGGCGGCTACGTGGGCCTCAGGCGCATGCGCGTGGACGCATGGGTCGTGCCCGACGCCGCGACCCTCGAGGGCGCAACCCTCGATGGGCTCGGCGCCCTGCCGGTCGAGGCCGACCCCGCCGCCGACGACTTCACCGCGCTCGTCCAGATCTCCTGA
- the argS gene encoding arginine--tRNA ligase yields the protein MNPEALSAALLAVIAPLAEARRAGSSEGLTPADLPLERPKNRDHGDWASNAALKLAKVVGANPREFAAEIAAGLQAVEGVASVEVAGPGFINIRLDAAAAGALAKTIVDAGAAFGSSSVLAGQSINLEFVSANPTGPIHLGGTRWAAMGDALARMLSSQGAAVTREYYFNDHGAQIDRFARSLVAAHEGLPTPEDGYGGAYIHDIARRVALAYEGDIDALEADAKQEAFREVGVGLMFGEIKQSLHEFGVDFDVYFHENDLHTSGAVGRAVDKLRSLGHIFESDGATWLRSTEFGDDKDRVVIKSDGKPAYISGDLAYYLDKRERGFDHCIIMLGADHHGYVQRLMAMCAAFGDQPYVNLQILIGQMVNLVKDGQPVRMSKRAGTVVTLEDLVEIVGVDAARYALTRSSADSNLDIDLDVLQKRTNDNPVFYVQYAHARTHNVGRNAAASGVDRSEFAPELLTHETESALLGALQEFPRVVAYSAEVREPHRVARYLEELAGLYHKWYDSCRVIPQGDDPVEAVHRTRLWLNDATGQVLRNGLTLLGVSAPERM from the coding sequence ATGAATCCTGAAGCCCTCTCCGCCGCCCTGCTCGCCGTCATCGCCCCGCTCGCGGAGGCCCGACGCGCAGGCTCCAGCGAGGGCCTCACGCCCGCCGACCTGCCGCTGGAGCGCCCCAAGAACCGCGATCACGGCGACTGGGCGTCCAACGCCGCGCTGAAGCTCGCGAAGGTCGTCGGAGCGAACCCGCGCGAGTTCGCCGCCGAGATCGCCGCAGGTCTCCAGGCCGTCGAAGGCGTCGCGAGCGTCGAGGTGGCCGGCCCCGGCTTCATCAACATCCGCCTCGACGCAGCCGCTGCCGGCGCACTCGCGAAGACGATCGTCGACGCCGGTGCCGCCTTCGGCTCGTCGTCGGTGCTCGCCGGTCAGAGCATCAACCTCGAGTTCGTCTCGGCCAACCCCACCGGCCCCATCCACCTCGGCGGCACCCGCTGGGCCGCGATGGGCGACGCGCTGGCGCGCATGCTCTCCTCGCAGGGCGCCGCGGTCACCCGCGAGTACTACTTCAACGACCACGGCGCGCAGATCGACCGGTTCGCGCGCAGCCTCGTGGCCGCGCACGAAGGCCTTCCCACCCCCGAGGACGGCTACGGCGGCGCGTACATCCACGACATCGCCCGGCGCGTCGCGCTCGCCTACGAGGGCGACATCGACGCCCTTGAGGCCGACGCGAAGCAGGAGGCCTTCCGCGAGGTCGGCGTCGGCCTCATGTTCGGCGAGATCAAGCAGAGCCTCCACGAGTTCGGCGTCGACTTCGACGTGTACTTCCACGAGAACGACCTGCACACCTCGGGTGCGGTGGGGCGCGCCGTCGATAAGCTCCGCTCGCTGGGCCACATCTTCGAGTCCGACGGGGCGACCTGGCTGCGCTCGACCGAGTTCGGCGACGACAAGGACCGCGTCGTCATCAAGTCCGACGGCAAGCCCGCCTACATCTCGGGCGATCTGGCCTACTACCTCGACAAGCGCGAGCGCGGCTTCGACCACTGCATCATCATGCTCGGCGCCGACCACCACGGCTACGTGCAGCGCCTCATGGCGATGTGCGCCGCGTTCGGCGACCAGCCGTACGTGAATCTGCAGATCCTCATCGGGCAGATGGTGAACCTCGTCAAGGACGGGCAGCCCGTGCGCATGTCCAAGCGGGCCGGCACCGTCGTGACCCTCGAGGACCTCGTCGAGATCGTGGGCGTGGATGCCGCCCGGTACGCGCTCACGCGATCGTCGGCCGACTCGAACCTCGACATCGACCTCGACGTGCTGCAGAAGCGCACCAACGACAACCCGGTCTTCTATGTGCAGTACGCGCACGCCCGCACGCACAACGTCGGACGCAACGCCGCCGCCTCCGGCGTCGACCGCTCCGAGTTCGCCCCCGAGCTGCTCACCCACGAGACCGAGTCGGCGCTGCTGGGCGCGCTGCAGGAGTTCCCGCGCGTGGTCGCCTACTCCGCGGAGGTGCGCGAGCCGCACCGGGTCGCGCGGTACCTGGAGGAGCTCGCCGGGCTCTACCACAAGTGGTACGACAGCTGCCGCGTGATCCCGCAGGGCGACGACCCCGTCGAGGCCGTGCACCGCACCCGTCTGTGGCTCAACGACGCCACCGGCCAGGTGCTGCGCAACGGTCTCACCCTGCTGGGCGTGAGCGCACCCGAGCGGATGTGA